A DNA window from Ictalurus punctatus breed USDA103 chromosome 11, Coco_2.0, whole genome shotgun sequence contains the following coding sequences:
- the LOC128634029 gene encoding uncharacterized protein LOC128634029 has protein sequence MIDMAQKRLKCSSDMEIKKKRTENSPLSHDFFYDGNQRFSNDSHTPLNPYLTEAINRLNESLIPSHQVVSERPNQSPNHVVSNTTVTPIDIFSELNQCLLELHNNLNEHGHSVQINPDLIDAVNQLNENLRSSEQNNTQNENPRRISSQTVSSTPVTSHDIFFELNQCLLELQNNLIEQRESLQINPCLIDVVNQINENMSLPPVQNIVSTPENAQEPSPLSSHDMIHELNQSLMRINDGLVNLIENPDNIAQNSENDNERNRPMENIHSPNTQDSQMENTHSPDTQDSQMENSPDIQVEQEGDGLDPNIRIINRERFNNTEIRRRVNFSSIANVDSFADFYNYVLEILNSAIEIANNLISAKDVVTVEIRGDTINVSSRVQLDNGVIDLGSFLTMLENAIQSKREIFTDNTLEIVVQIVRPPRGGGIRRKIGHIFKSETLQKKMQHLYIFHNRDNMCFALCVSQLLNREKNDFETEQFARKLQHDVGLSVNTAVSFADVPRFERHLNCKIVIVHCSASKAGYSFFQTSKTPHEKTIYLFLHDNHYYGVKSINGLLGTSHVCHFCHSGFDVLWKHKCAYSCNVCHDPDCYKHPKNVTKCPECQRLCSSQYCFERHKAKIQSHKGEYSMCETGFYCGKCKRVIRDKPSNRENHVCAHSKCILCGQKLDEDIEHRCFIQRARKESENTDYVFYDFETRQETGTHVANFICCIDFKGEEWVAEGDDCVSAFFKKFRCNAYHRYKFIAHNARGFDSYLLLNHLVKEGITPEIIAQGGKILCFIDTAFRQSYIDSLSFLPMKLSSIPKAMGFSESKKGYFPHFWNTVEHQDYVGPYPDPKFYGVDGMMPKDREEFFKWYRTVSDKVFDFKKEMAEYCVNDVEILRKGCIAFRQEILDSTKVDPFKCITIASVCMKIFRTNFLRKDTLAIPPLDNYITTQKSFSTPSIQWLEYVSKTQNLPIRHALNEGEVRFGNYYVDGYCEEGENRKVFEFLGCFYHGCEKCFPSMTPHPLTKSNATFGDIRQKSMERIKNLQDTLNLQVTLMWEHEWNEMKKNDNLVQNFLKDFDFPERLNPRDALYGGRTNALNLHYVAQPGERIDYFDFTSLYPFVNKTKTYPIDHPIIIYRDFQPLKNYFGIIKAKVLPPRGLWAPVLPFRVKSKLLFPLCRTCAEHQLKHCDHTAQERALIGTWASIEIEKAVEKGYKILKVFEVWHFPKRSDKLFTRYIKMFLKTKQESSGYPSWVVDESSKREYIRKYEENEGITLDPKFITVNPAKRSVAKLALNSLWGKMCQRPDRSNTTLIRDPAEFLQFMFSDIYNVSQFSFLNEEVAMVQWRYADERLIKPLNANVFIGIFTTAYARLELYNLMDRLDQRCLYTDTDSVIFKSKEGDWMPPLSDYLGGLTSELDDGDQIVEFVSAGPKTYGYKTMKGKTTMKAKGITLNYINSEIVNLKSLTELVDERVKNPDHTGHLVTTHNQIVRDKKGFHLRNKSQLKRFRVVYDKRVLLSDFTTLPYGY, from the coding sequence atgatagatatggcgcagaaacgactgaaatgcagttcggatatggagattaaaaaaaagagaaccgaaaattctccattatcgcatgatttcttttatgacggaaaccagagattttcaaatgattcgcacacacccctgaacccatatttaactgaagcgatcaacAGGCTGAACGAAAGTTTAATACCGTCACACCAAGTCGttagtgagagacctaatcagagtccaaatCACGTCGTATCAAACACAACGGTAACGCCGattgatatattttctgaattaaatcaatgtctgttagagttacataataacctaaatgaacacggtcattcagtacaaataaaccctgatctaatcgatgcagtcaatcagttgaatgaaaatttaagatcgtcagaacagaacaatactcaaaatgaaaaccccagaCGAATTTCCAGTCAAACTGTATCAAGTACGCCGGTCACGTCGCACGACATatttttcgaattaaatcaatgtctgttagagttacaaaataacctaatcgaacaaagagaatctttgcagataaatccatgtttaatagacgtggtgaatcaaatcaatgaaaatatgtcattacctcccgttcagaatatcgtctcgactccagaaaacgctcaggaacctagtccgttatcttctcatgatatgatacacgaacttaatcaaagtcttatgaggataaatgacggtcttgttaacttaatcgaaaaccctgacaatattgcacaaaattcgGAAAACGATAATGAACGCAACCGCccaatggaaaacatacactcacctaatacccaagattctcaaatggaaaacacacattcgcccgatacccaagattctcagATGGAAAACTCGCCCGATATCCAAGTAGAGCAAGagggtgatggattagatcctaatattagaataattaatagggaaagattcaacaacactgagattaggagaagagtgaatttttcttctatcgcgaacgttgacagctttgcagatttttataattatgttttagagattttaaacagcgcgattgaaatcgctaacaatttaatttctgccaaggatgtagtcaccgttgaaattagaggtgatacgatcaatgtttcatcacgcgttcaattagacaatggtgtcatcgatttaggttcttttctgaccatgctcgaaaatgcaattcagagtaaacgtgaaatttttaccgataatacccttgaaatagtcGTCCAAATCGTTCGACCACCTCGGGGCGGTGgaattagaaggaaaataggccatatattcaaatcagaaaccttgcagaagaaaatgcagcatctatacatttttcacaacagagacaacatgtgcttcgccttgtgtgttagccaacttttgaatcgtgaaaaaaatgattttgaaaccgaacaattcgctagaaaattacaacacgatGTGGGATTATCCGTAAACACCGCGGTCAGCTTCGCTGACGTACCgagatttgagagacatttgaattgcaaaatcgtaatcgtacactgttctgctagcaaagccggatactctttctttcaaactagcaagactccccacgaaaaaaccatttacttgtttttacatgacaaccactattacggggttaaaagtatcaacggacttttaggaacgagtcatgtttgtcatttctgccattcggggtttgacgttttatggaagcataaatgcgcttatagctgcaacgtttgtcacgaccccgattgttacaaacaccctaagaatgttactaaatgtccagagtgtcagagactgtgtaGCTCCCAATACTGTTTTGAgaggcataaagcaaagattcaatcgcacaaaggcgaatattctatgtgtgaaacgggattctactgcggtaaatgtaaacgtgtgataAGGGATAAACCTTCTAATCGAGAGAATCACGTATGTGCCCATTCgaaatgcatactctgtggccaaaaactcgatgaggatatcgagcatagatgttttatacagagggccaggaaagaaagcgaaaatacggattatgtgttttacgatttcgagactaggcaggaaacaggaacacatgtagctaatttcatatgctgtattgattttaagggtgaggagtgggtggctgaaggggatgattgcgtcagtgccttctttaaaaagtttcggTGTAATGCATACCACAGATACAAGTTTATAGCCCATAACGCTAGAGGGTTCGATTCATACCTTctgttaaaccatttagtgaaagaaggaatcacacccgaaatcatagcacaaggcggtaaaattttgtgtttcatcgataccgcgtttcgtcagtcctacattgatagtctatcgttcttacccatgaaattgagtagcatcccaaaagccatgggtttttcggaaagcaagaaaggctattttccccatttctggaacaccgtagaacatcaggattacgtagggccgtatcctgaccctaagttttacggtgtagatggcatgatgcctaaggatagagaagaattctttaagtggtacagaacggtttctgacaaagtgtttgatttcaagaaagagatggcggaatactgtgtgaacgatgtagaaattttgagaaagggttgtatagctttcagacaagaaattctggatagtacaaaggtcgatccttttaaatgcataacgatcgcatctgtgtgcatgaaaatctttagaaccaacttcctgcgtaaagacactttagctattccgcctcttgataattacatcaccactcagaaatctttctcaacaccttccatacaatggctcgaatatgtttcaaaaacgcaaaacctacccattcgccacgcgttgaacgaaggtgaagtcaggttcggtaactattacgtagatggttactgtgaggaaggggaaaaccgtaaggtttttgagtttcttgggtgtttttatcacggctgtgaaaagtgttttccctcaatgaccccgcatcctcttaccaaatcaaacgcaaccttcggagatatccgtcaaaaatcgatggagagaattaagaatttgcaagacactctcaatttgcaagtcactctgatgtgggaacacgagtggaatgaaatgaagaaaaacgacaatctcgtgcaaaattttctaaaagactttgactttcctgagcgtttaaaccctcgagatgctctttacggcggtcgaacaaacgcgttaaacttgcattatgtagctcaacccggtgagagaatcgattatttcgACTTTACATCGCTTTACCCattcgtaaataagacaaagacatacccgatcgatcaccctatcatcatttatcgtgactttCAACCTCTGAAAAATTACTTCGGTATCATTAAAGCAAAGGTATTACCACCTaggggtctgtgggcacctgttctaccatttcgtgtaaaaagcaaactcctctttcctctatgtagaacgtgtgccgaacatcagttaaaacattgcGATCATACGGctcaggagagagctcttatcggaacatgggcatctatcgaaattgagaaagccgtcgaaaaaggttacaaaattctaaaagtgtttgaagtgtggcactttcctaaaaggtctgataagctttttacgagatatattaaaatgttcctcaagaccaaacaggaaagttcaggttatccgtcctgggtcgttgatgaatcatctaaacgtgagtacattcgcaaatatgaggagaacgaagggattacgttggatccgaaatttatcactgttaatcctgccaaaagatccgtggctaaactcgcactaaactcgttgtggggtaagatgtgtcaaagaccagacagatctaacacgaccttaattcgagatcctgccgagtttttacagttcatgttctccgatatttataatgtgagtcagttctcttttttgaatgaggaggtggcgatggtacagtggcgttacgcagacgagagattgattaaaccgctaaacgctaatgtattcatcggcattttcactacagcgtacgctaggcttgagctgtacaatttgatggatcgattggatcagcgttgtttgtacacagacacagatagcgtcatttttaaaagtaaggaaggtgactggatgccacccttaagcgattacttgggtggacttaccagcgaactagatgatggcgatcaaatcgtggaatttgtaagcgcaggtcctaaaacctacggttacaaaaccatgaaaggaaaaacaaccatgaaagctaaaggcattactttaaattatatcaattctgaaattgtcaatttgaaatcactaacagaactggtggacgagcgagtgaaaaatccggatcatacaggtcatctcgtaaccacgcataaccaaatcgtgagagataaaaaggggtttcatttgagaaacaaatcacagttgaaaaggttcagggttgtgtacgataagcgtgttttattatctgattttacaactctcccttacggctattaa